From the genome of Azospirillum sp. TSA2s:
GGGACCGGCCGCCCGGCCAGACGGCGCAGACGGTTGCGCAAGGATGCCGGCAGCAGGATGGTCCAGGTCACCCAGGCGAAGGCGGCGGCGACGATCAGCCCAACGATGAGGCTTTCCATCATGACTCAGCCTCCCAGCAGGGCGGTGGAGAGCCGGAAGGTGACGAAGGCCGCACCATAGGCGAGCGCCGTCATGTAGCCGATCATCACCAGCATCCAGAACCAGCTGTTGGTCTCCCGCTTCACCACCGACAGGGTGGAGACGCATTGCGGGGCGAAGACGAACCACGCGAGCAGGGACAGGGCGGTCGGCAGGCTCCAGTCCGCCGCCAGCACGCCGGCCAGCGAACCGGACAGCGCGTCTCCCGTCTCGCTCAGCGCATAGACGGTGCCGAGGGCGGCCACAGCCACTTCGCGGGCCGCCATGCCCGGCACCAGGGCGATGGCGATCTGCCAGGTGAAGCCGATGGGGGCGAGCAGCGGCGCCAGCGCATGGCCGAGCATCCCGGCGAAGCTGTAATCGATGGCCGGCCCGATCGCTCCGTCCGGCGCCGCCGGGAAGCTGCCGAGGAACCACAGCAGGATCATGATGGCGAAGATCACCGTGCCGGCGCGGGCCAGGAAGATGCGCGTCCGCTCCAACAGGCCCAGCAGGATGTCGCGCGGGCTGGGCAGCCGGTAGGATGGCAGCTCCATCAGCAGCGGCTCGCGGGCGCCCTTGAAGATCGTGCGCTTCAGCACGAAGGCGACCGCCAGCGCCGACAGGATGCCGGCGGCATAGAGGGTGAACATCACCAGCCCCTGCAGCCCGATCATGCCGCCGGCCACCGTCCGGTTGGGGACGAACGCGGCGATGATGAGCGTGTAGACCGGCAGGCGGGCCGAGCAGGTCATCAGCGGCGCGATCATGATGGTCGCCAGCCGGTCGGCGCGGTTCTCGATGGTGCGGGCGGCCATGATGCCGGGAACCGCGCAGGCGAAGCTGGACAGCAGCGGGATGAAGGCCCGGCCATGCAGCCCGACCCCGCCCATCAGCCGGTCGAGAAGGAAGGCAGCCCGCGCCATGTAGCCGGTGGATTCCAGCATCAGGATGAAGAAGAACAGCACCAGGATCTGCGGCAGGAAGATCAGCACGCTGCCCACGCCGGCGATGATGCCATCGGTGATCAGGCTTTTCAGCATGCCGTCCGGCAGGGCGGCACCGGCGGTGGCCTGCACCCAGCCCAGCGCGCCGTCGATCATGTCCATCGGCACGGCGGCCCAGGCGAACACCGCCTGGAACATCAGGAACAGCACCAGCAACAGGAAGGGCAGGCCGACCGCCGGATGCAGCAGGGCCGCGTCGATGCGCCGGGTGGCGACCGGCGGCTTGCCGGCATCCTGAAGGGCAGCGGCCAGGATGCTCTCGACTTCCTGGTGATAGGCGCGCAATTCCCGCGCCGACGGTTCGCTCCAGCCGCAGGGCGCGGCGGCGAGATCGGTCGTCATCGCCATCATGCTGCGGTCGATCTGGTCGAGCAGCCCGCTCACCCCGCTGCGTTTGACCGCCACCGTCGGCACCACCGGAACGCCCAGCGCCGCCGACAGGGCCGCCGCATCGACACGGCAGCCGCGCGCCTCCGCCACGTCCATCATGTTGAGCGCGAGGATGATCGGCCGGCCGAGCTTCTTCAATTCCAGCACCAGCCGCAGATGCAGGCGCAGGTTGGTGGCGTCGGCGACGCAGACCATCGCGTCGGGCGGGGCCTCGTGCTGGAAGCGGCCGAGCACGACGTCGCGCGTCACCTCCTCGTCGGGGGAGCGGGCGCGCAGGCTGTAGGTTCCGGGCAGATCGACGATCTGCACGCGGGTGCCGGCGGGGCTGAGGAATTCGCCGACCTTGCGCTCGACCGTCACGCCAGGATAGTTCGCCACCTTCTGGCGGGCGCCGGTCAGGGCGTTGAACAGGGCGGTCTTGCCGCAGTTGGGATTGCCGACCAACGCGATGCGCGGCGGCACGGCCAGAAGCGCAGGATTGGAGAGAACGGTATCGGACATCGCGGAAACCTTTCCGCTGGAAGAGGAGGCGACGGCTCAGGCGAGCGTCACCAGAACGGCGTGCGCCTCCGCCCGGCGCAGGGCCAGGGTGTGGTCGTCGATGCGCACGGCAAGCGGATCGGCGCCGGGGAATCCCTCATGCAGGATTTCCACGCGGGCGCCTTCGATCAGGCCCATCTCGATCATGCGGCGTTCCAGTTCGCCGGGCGGCAGCGGGGTGACGACGGCGGCCTCGTCGAGGCCGGTCACCACCGCGCGCTGACCCTTGCGCAACGCGCCGAGACGGCAGCTGTCGCCGCTGGCCGGAGGGTCGGCGGAGCCACTGGGCATCCGGCCGGGTGCTTGGCCGGGAACCAGACGGGTAGCGGGGGAGGGAGTGGCATCGCGAACGGAGGCGGGCAACGGCGGAGTCATCGGAAAACACCTATCGGCAGCACGCCGCGGAGGACGTGCGGATCAGCGGCTATGGCCACCGACGCCATATTGATGCGAATAATTTTCATTTGCGATGTGACGAAGCGCCGCGGAGCCCGCTTGCCGGGTGGGGAGGAGGCTGGGCGAGACTGCCCGATCCCGATGGAGAACAATTTTCTTTATTTTCCCGCCGGGCAGAGTGCTGGCTTTTGACGTTTCGCCTCCCTCCAACTCGCATTTCATATGAAGATCTGACAGGTGAACCAATTCGAAATAGCAACGCTCAAGCTTTGCTGCGCTGCAACCAAGGTGTGTATTGGCTTATCAGAGATCGCGAATTTTTAGGTTAAGGATGACCGCTCCGCCTCAAGCATGGTCAAAATCCGTGGAAAACCGTACAAAACCCGGTCATTTGAAAATAAATCACCGTATTTTCCCAAGTATTTTTTATATCAGTACCGCCAACTGACTGCATACTGACGTATGCAGCCGCCAAGCGAAAACTTTTATTTCCGATGCAATTTCGGTTTACCAATTCTTTGGAGTTAGGATTTAGCCTCCGAAGCACTTCTTCGCAGCGGTTGTGTGTCTGGAGCCAATGATGCAACCAAATTCGGTCGCACGTCCGCCTGTGACTCTGCCTGTTCTGACGATAACTGGAATTTGTCTGTTTTCTTTTTTGATTTGTGAAAAATTTTACGGAACTGTTAGGCTGGAGCCTTCTTCTCCTGCCGCACAGGTTGTGATGACTGCCGCACGCAACCATGTGGCGGCCGTTGCGGCTGTGATTTCGGCGGCGTTTGCGGCTGCCGGGCTGCTGCTGCCATCACTGTTGCGCGCGGCCGGCGCCACGCCCTTGCGGGCGCTGACAGTGGTGGCGGCAGCGATGCTGGCATGTGGTGCCGGGACCCTACCTCGGCTCGCGGGTCTGCTGCCCTCTGAGGCGGTGCACGGCTTCTTCTATGACGGGGCCGTGCTGTTGGTCGTCTGCCTTCTTCTGGCGTTCGAAGGATTGCTCCTGCTCGCCGCCCGGCCGCGCCGACGGGATGCGGAACCGGCATCTGCGGTGGGTGCCATCCGCGCCGCCCTGTTCCTGTTCATGCTGGCTGAGGAACTGTCGCGATCCTTCCTGCCGCTTTACGCGCGTGAACTCTACACGCCTGTTCCCGGCCTGTCGGAAACCCTGATGATGGGCCTGCCGATCGGCCTGTTCATGCTCCTGGTCGCCGTCTTCACGCCCTTTGCCGGCGCCTGGGCCGACCGGTTCGGCTGCCGCCGCACGCTGCTGCTCAGCACCTTTCCGGCGGTGGCGGGGTTTGCCGGGACGGCGATGGCCGGGTCGCTGGCGGAACTGCTGCTGTGGCGCAGTGCCTGCGCGCTCGGCTATGCGGTGATGTTCATCGGCGCGCAGGGCTTCGTCGCCCGCCATACCCCGGCGGACCGGCGGGCGCGCGGCATGGCGCAGTTCGTCGCCGCGGTGATCGTCGCCGGCCTGTGCGGTGCGCCGCTGGGCGGCATCCTGGCCGATCAGTTCGGCTACCGCGCCACCTTCATGGTCTCGGCACTGCTGGCGCTGGCTGCGGCGGCGGCAGTGACGCTTCTTCCGGCCGACCGGGTGGAACGGGTCGGGCGGCGTCCCTTCCGCATGGGCGATGCGGCCGCGATGCTGGCCAATCCCCGATTCCTGGCGCTGCTGCTGTTCTCGTCGGTGCCGACGAAGCTGATGCTGACCGGATACCTCTTCTATCTCGTCCCCGTTTCCCTCCATGCGGCGGGAGAGACGCCGGCCGGGATCGGCCGCCTGATGATGGCCTATGGGCTGATCATCGTCCTGCTCGGCCCGTGGGTGTCGAGGGCGGCAGACCGGACCGGACGCCACGCCCTGTTCGCCGGTCTGGGCGGTCTGGTCGGTGGGGCCGGCACCCTGGCGATCCTGCAGGAGCAGGGCGTCGCCGGGATCCTGATCGGCATCGCGGCGCTCGGCGTCGCCCATGCCTTCAACAATGCCACCCAGTTGGCCCTGGTGCCGGAGATCTGTCGCGCCGACTGCGCCCGCATGGGCGAATCCAGCGTCTTCGCGGTCTATCGCCTGCTGGAGCGTGGCGGTTCGGTGATCGGTCCGCTGCTGGCCGCCGCACTCGCCGACCGCTTCGGGATTCAGGCGGCGCTGGTGGCGCTGGGCGTGCTCGGCATGCTGTGCGGCACGGCCTTCTGCGCGGTCTTCCTGCTGACCCCTTCCACCTCGCCGACGGCGGGGGAGGCCGTCCGATGATTTCGCCGGCAGCCCTGCCCCGCAAGTCGACCTTACACCCATCGACCCCACACCCATCGATCACGGAGGCTTCGACGCCCATGCCTGACCAGATGCTCGTGGAGCCCCTTCGGACCATGCCCATCCCGTCCTTTGCCGGAGAGGCTCTTCCCGCCTACGGCCGCCACGACCGCGCCATGGAGGCGCTGCGCGCCACCCTGGACGCGCTCGGCGTCGGATCGGCCGAGGAGATGAGCTGGAAGGATTATGAAACGATCATGCGGGTGATCGAACCGCTGGTCGGCGCCGGCCACAGGCTGCGCCATTTCGACTATACCCACAGCGCCGCGCTGCAGTCCGGCACGGTGGAGCGGCTGCGCTCCGACTACACCATCCGCCTTGCCTACACGGAATGGGGCAGCCCGCAGAAGCCGGCGCTGCTGTGCCTGGGCGGCATCGCCAACTCGGCCCGGCGTTTCGACTATGTCGCCCGCGCGCTGTCGCACCACTACCATGTGCTGTGCCTCGATTGGGCGGGGCGCGGGCGTAGCGGCTGGCTGGCGGATCAGTCCGACTACAGCTTCGACGGCAACATCGCCCAGGTCCTGGCGCTGATCCGGCACAAGCAGCTGGGGCCGGTCACGCTGCTGGGCTCCTCGCTCGGCGGCAGTGTGGCGATGCGGGTGGCGGCGGAGGCGCCGGAGTTGGTCGACCGCCTGATCCTGAACGACATCGGCCCCTTCATCCCGACCGAGCGCCGCCGCCGCCGTGCCGAATCCGTCGCCCGCCATTATGTCTTCCGCCAACCGGCCCAGCTTTTCCACCGCACCGGAGCGGCCCAGAAGAACGACGGGCCGGTGGACGACACCGTTCTGCTGCACAACAGCTTCCATCAGACCCGCTGGTCGGAGGAGAACGGCGGCCGGGTCTACCGCCACGACATCCGCGCGCTGCAATGCTACCGCGACGGCGCCGTCCGGGACCACGACCAGTGGGACGACTGGCAGCGCATCGAGTGCCCGGTGCTGCTGGTGCACGGCATGATGAGCGACGCCCTGCAGGAGGCGACCATCGCCCGGATGACGGGCAAGCCGGGAGTGAGCGTCCTGCATGTGCCGGACGTCGGCCATACCCCGACCTTGAGCGATCCGCTGCACATCGATGCGCTGGCCCGCTGGATGTCGGCGCCCCATTCCCTGCCGGCGGAAAGCACCATCGGCTGGAGCGCGGGCGCTGCCCGCATCCTGTTCCGCTGAGGGGGCCGGGGATGACCGACCGCTTCCACTTCGTCCGCCATGGCGAGACCGAGGACAACCGGCGCGGGGTCCGTTGCGGCGGCGACCGCGATGTGCCGCTGACCGACCGCGGGATCGAACAGGCCCGGTGGGAGGCGGAGCGGTTCCGCCAGTCCGGACGACCCTGCGGCCTCGTGATCGTCGGGCCGTTGCAACGCACTGCCGTCACGGGTGCGGTGTTCGCCGAAACGCTGGGCGTCCCGCTGCTCCGGCGCGACTGGCTGCGGGAGCGCAGCCTGGGCGAATGGAACGGTCTGGCGATCGACCTGACCCGCCCCTGGTTCGCCGCCGGAGAGACGCCGCCGGGCGGAGAGAGCGAAGGCGCCTTCGCCGCGCGCGTCCTGGACGGCGTCGATGAACTCGCCAACGGGCCCGCCGGCCTGCTGGCGCGCCGGCCGCTTCTGGTCGGCAGCAAGGGAATCGGCCGCATCCTGCTGCACTGCCTCGCCGGCCGGCCGGGGGTGGAGCTGGGGAATTGCGAGGTCATGGCCTTCACCCGCCTGTCCGCCCCGCCGGGCGGCCCGGGATGGTGGCGTTGCGACCCGGTGGAGAGACCGCTGGAGGCAAGAGCCGGGGCCTGCTGCCCGGCCTGACCTTCGAGCCGGTCTGACGATCAATCGAAAAATCGATGCGTGAATGCCGCGCGATGCCGCGTGGATCAGGAGTGAGGAGAAGGGCGATGAAGCTCAAGATTGGTACGCGGCTCATGCTGCTGGTGTTCGGTGTGGCGCTGCTCAGCACGCTTGCCGGCGCCACCGTTCATCTGACGGGAACGCGCACGAACCTGATCGAGCAGCGCAAGTCCAAGGTCAAGGAGATGGTCGATGCCGCCGCCTCCGTCATCGCGCTGTATGGCGAGCAGGAGAAGTCCGGGAAGCTGACGCGCGATGAGGCGCAGGAACGTGCCCGAAGCGCCGTGCGCGCCATGCGCTACGGCAATGGCGAGTATTTCTTCGTCTACGACTATGCGGGCGTCAGCCTGGTTCATGGCCTGCGTCCGCAGGTGGAGGGCAAGAACCTGCTGAACCTGAAGGACCCCGATGGTGTTCCCTTCAACGTGTTGATGACCGACGCGGCCAAGTCGGGCGGCGGCTTCGTCGCCTTCCGCCACAAGCGCAGCGACGATGCCGAGCCGACCCCGAAGATCGCCTATGCCGCCGGCTATCAGCCCTGGCAGTGGATGATCGGCACCGGCGTCTATACCGACGACGTCGATGCGGAATTCCGTGCCCGGGTCTGGCGCGAATTTGGAGTCTCTCTGCTGCTGCTGGCGATCAGCGTCGGTATCGGCATCTGGGTGTCGCGTGGGATGTCGCGTCCGCTGCTGGCGATCCGTGACGTGCTGGGCCGCATCGGCGGCGGTGACCTGACCGTCGCCGTGCCCCATGCCGACCGCCCCGACGAGATCGGCGACATGGCCCGTGCCGTCGCCGGCCTCGCCACCACCCTCCAGGGTGCCCGCGACGAGAGCCAGCGCGGCGAGCTGGAACGTGCCGCCCGCGATCTCCAGCGCGAGCGCCTGTCCGCCCGGGCCGCCGAGTTCGCCCGCGCGATGGACGAGGTGGTGGCGACGCTCAGCACCACCACCGTGGCCCTGCACGAACGCACCGCCGCCCTGACCAGCGACGCCGCCAGCACCACCGAGGAGGCGCATGCCGCCGCCGGTGCTGCGCAAGGCGCGTCCGACAGCGTCGAATCCGCCGCCCAGGCCAGCGAGGAGTTGCGCGGTTCCATCGCCGCGATCAGCCGGCAGGTGGAAAGCGCCGCCCAGACCGCATCCCGCGCGGTGACGGAAACCGCCAACACCACCGGCATCGTCACCGGCCTTGCCTCCGCCGCCGAGCAGATCGGCGCGGTGGTGGAACTGATCAACTCCATCGCCGGCCAGACCAACCTGCTGGCGCTGAACGCCACCATCGAGGCGGCGCGCGCCGGCGAAGCCGGCAAGGGCTTCGCCGTCGTGGCGAGCGAGGTGAAGAGCCTGGCTACCCAGACGGCGAAGGCGACCGAGGACATCCAGTCGCAGGTCGGCGCGATCCGCGGGGCGACCGCGAACGCCATCAGCGCGATCGAAAGCATCGCCGGCCTGATCACCAACCTCAGCGCACTGAATGGCGAAGTGGCGTCGGCGGTGCAGCAGCAGGAGGCGGCGACCCACCAGATCTT
Proteins encoded in this window:
- a CDS encoding alpha/beta fold hydrolase, translating into MPIPSFAGEALPAYGRHDRAMEALRATLDALGVGSAEEMSWKDYETIMRVIEPLVGAGHRLRHFDYTHSAALQSGTVERLRSDYTIRLAYTEWGSPQKPALLCLGGIANSARRFDYVARALSHHYHVLCLDWAGRGRSGWLADQSDYSFDGNIAQVLALIRHKQLGPVTLLGSSLGGSVAMRVAAEAPELVDRLILNDIGPFIPTERRRRRAESVARHYVFRQPAQLFHRTGAAQKNDGPVDDTVLLHNSFHQTRWSEENGGRVYRHDIRALQCYRDGAVRDHDQWDDWQRIECPVLLVHGMMSDALQEATIARMTGKPGVSVLHVPDVGHTPTLSDPLHIDALARWMSAPHSLPAESTIGWSAGAARILFR
- a CDS encoding FeoA family protein — encoded protein: MPSGSADPPASGDSCRLGALRKGQRAVVTGLDEAAVVTPLPPGELERRMIEMGLIEGARVEILHEGFPGADPLAVRIDDHTLALRRAEAHAVLVTLA
- a CDS encoding histidine phosphatase family protein, encoding MTDRFHFVRHGETEDNRRGVRCGGDRDVPLTDRGIEQARWEAERFRQSGRPCGLVIVGPLQRTAVTGAVFAETLGVPLLRRDWLRERSLGEWNGLAIDLTRPWFAAGETPPGGESEGAFAARVLDGVDELANGPAGLLARRPLLVGSKGIGRILLHCLAGRPGVELGNCEVMAFTRLSAPPGGPGWWRCDPVERPLEARAGACCPA
- a CDS encoding ferrous iron transporter B → MSDTVLSNPALLAVPPRIALVGNPNCGKTALFNALTGARQKVANYPGVTVERKVGEFLSPAGTRVQIVDLPGTYSLRARSPDEEVTRDVVLGRFQHEAPPDAMVCVADATNLRLHLRLVLELKKLGRPIILALNMMDVAEARGCRVDAAALSAALGVPVVPTVAVKRSGVSGLLDQIDRSMMAMTTDLAAAPCGWSEPSARELRAYHQEVESILAAALQDAGKPPVATRRIDAALLHPAVGLPFLLLVLFLMFQAVFAWAAVPMDMIDGALGWVQATAGAALPDGMLKSLITDGIIAGVGSVLIFLPQILVLFFFILMLESTGYMARAAFLLDRLMGGVGLHGRAFIPLLSSFACAVPGIMAARTIENRADRLATIMIAPLMTCSARLPVYTLIIAAFVPNRTVAGGMIGLQGLVMFTLYAAGILSALAVAFVLKRTIFKGAREPLLMELPSYRLPSPRDILLGLLERTRIFLARAGTVIFAIMILLWFLGSFPAAPDGAIGPAIDYSFAGMLGHALAPLLAPIGFTWQIAIALVPGMAAREVAVAALGTVYALSETGDALSGSLAGVLAADWSLPTALSLLAWFVFAPQCVSTLSVVKRETNSWFWMLVMIGYMTALAYGAAFVTFRLSTALLGG
- a CDS encoding MFS transporter yields the protein MTAARNHVAAVAAVISAAFAAAGLLLPSLLRAAGATPLRALTVVAAAMLACGAGTLPRLAGLLPSEAVHGFFYDGAVLLVVCLLLAFEGLLLLAARPRRRDAEPASAVGAIRAALFLFMLAEELSRSFLPLYARELYTPVPGLSETLMMGLPIGLFMLLVAVFTPFAGAWADRFGCRRTLLLSTFPAVAGFAGTAMAGSLAELLLWRSACALGYAVMFIGAQGFVARHTPADRRARGMAQFVAAVIVAGLCGAPLGGILADQFGYRATFMVSALLALAAAAAVTLLPADRVERVGRRPFRMGDAAAMLANPRFLALLLFSSVPTKLMLTGYLFYLVPVSLHAAGETPAGIGRLMMAYGLIIVLLGPWVSRAADRTGRHALFAGLGGLVGGAGTLAILQEQGVAGILIGIAALGVAHAFNNATQLALVPEICRADCARMGESSVFAVYRLLERGGSVIGPLLAAALADRFGIQAALVALGVLGMLCGTAFCAVFLLTPSTSPTAGEAVR
- a CDS encoding methyl-accepting chemotaxis protein, with product MKLKIGTRLMLLVFGVALLSTLAGATVHLTGTRTNLIEQRKSKVKEMVDAAASVIALYGEQEKSGKLTRDEAQERARSAVRAMRYGNGEYFFVYDYAGVSLVHGLRPQVEGKNLLNLKDPDGVPFNVLMTDAAKSGGGFVAFRHKRSDDAEPTPKIAYAAGYQPWQWMIGTGVYTDDVDAEFRARVWREFGVSLLLLAISVGIGIWVSRGMSRPLLAIRDVLGRIGGGDLTVAVPHADRPDEIGDMARAVAGLATTLQGARDESQRGELERAARDLQRERLSARAAEFARAMDEVVATLSTTTVALHERTAALTSDAASTTEEAHAAAGAAQGASDSVESAAQASEELRGSIAAISRQVESAAQTASRAVTETANTTGIVTGLASAAEQIGAVVELINSIAGQTNLLALNATIEAARAGEAGKGFAVVASEVKSLATQTAKATEDIQSQVGAIRGATANAISAIESIAGLITNLSALNGEVASAVQQQEAATHQIFANARTAADNSRRVTSSVGSLSSTMTTTSERMRLVSTSVESVSQQSERLKDEVQRFVSEVNAA